From Candidatus Poribacteria bacterium, a single genomic window includes:
- a CDS encoding HEPN domain-containing protein, whose product MVTRQEIQATCDDIVREFSPLQVTLFGSYAYGTPREYSDVDLLVVMEIPKSETRRQETEIKDRIPRPFRLHVLVHSPEELAYRLSYNDWFLHEITEKGEVLYESPNFFLKPLKKEPCAVNPLTLEWVEKAEGDYTVAQQSQQSQNPVDDVICFLAQQCVEKYLKAWLQEANIPFPRTHDLKELLMLIVPTMPTWQRWQTDFSKLSEHAVDPRYPGKFATAAETAHAMGICDEVRQAVREQLKL is encoded by the coding sequence ATGGTTACCCGACAAGAGATTCAAGCGACATGTGATGACATTGTGCGCGAGTTTTCACCGTTACAGGTTACGCTCTTTGGCTCTTATGCCTACGGGACCCCCAGGGAATACTCGGATGTCGATTTATTGGTAGTGATGGAGATACCGAAATCGGAGACGCGTCGTCAGGAGACAGAAATCAAGGACCGTATTCCGCGCCCTTTTCGCTTGCATGTTCTCGTGCATTCGCCCGAAGAACTGGCGTATCGCCTCTCGTATAACGATTGGTTCCTGCACGAAATTACGGAAAAAGGCGAAGTGCTTTATGAATCGCCCAATTTTTTTCTCAAACCTCTGAAAAAGGAGCCGTGCGCTGTGAATCCGCTGACGTTAGAGTGGGTAGAAAAGGCTGAAGGCGACTATACTGTGGCACAACAATCTCAGCAGAGCCAGAATCCCGTAGATGATGTTATATGCTTCTTGGCACAACAATGTGTTGAGAAGTATCTAAAGGCGTGGTTGCAAGAGGCGAATATCCCATTTCCGAGGACACACGATTTAAAAGAATTATTGATGTTAATTGTCCCAACCATGCCCACTTGGCAAAGGTGGCAGACTGACTTTTCAAAACTGTCCGAACATGCGGTGGATCCTCGCTACCCGGGAAAATTCGCGACTGCAGCGGAAACCGCACACGCGATGGGTATCTGTGATGAAGTGCGTCAAGCTGTTCGTGAGCAGTTGAAACTATAG